In Mycobacterium sp. JS623, one genomic interval encodes:
- a CDS encoding ATP-dependent DNA ligase — MQLIDVAAASAEVGATSARLAKIARIADLLRHAGAEEDAKLVAVVVSWLSGELPQRQIGVGWAALRSLPSPAAEPSLTVRQVDASFSEIGLVAGKGSQARRAELVNAVFAAATEPEQTFLRRLLSGELRQGALVGVMADAVAKAANIAASVVRRAAMLGGDLPAVAAAALTGDETALEQFTLKVGQPVGPMLAQTATGVGEALERLGGTAVLEAKLDGARVQIHRAGDAVSIYTRSLDDVTERLPEVVEATLALPVTDLIADAEAIALRPDGRPHRFQETASRFGRRVDIAKARETQPLSVFVFDLLHLDGEDLLDRPASERVAALDAIVPKAHRVDRLITDDAEAAQRFLDITLDAGHEGVMAKSLTAPYEAGRRGAGWLKVKPVHTLDLVVLGVEWGSGRRTGKLSNIHLGARDPATGGFVMLGKTFKGMTDAMLEWQTTRFMELADGPTDGYVVKVRPEQVVEIAFDGVQGSTRYPGGMALRFARVLRYRDDKSPAEADTIDTVRAFYERGS; from the coding sequence GTGCAGCTCATTGACGTCGCCGCCGCGTCGGCCGAGGTCGGCGCGACCTCCGCGCGGCTGGCCAAGATCGCCCGCATTGCCGATCTGCTGCGCCACGCAGGCGCCGAGGAGGACGCGAAGCTGGTCGCGGTCGTGGTGTCCTGGCTGTCCGGCGAGCTGCCGCAACGCCAGATCGGAGTCGGTTGGGCCGCGTTACGTTCGCTCCCTTCCCCTGCCGCGGAGCCGTCGCTGACCGTGCGGCAAGTCGATGCGTCGTTCAGCGAGATCGGGCTGGTCGCCGGGAAAGGCTCGCAGGCGCGCCGCGCTGAACTCGTCAACGCGGTGTTCGCGGCCGCCACCGAACCCGAACAGACGTTTCTGCGACGGCTACTCAGCGGCGAGTTGCGCCAGGGCGCCCTGGTCGGGGTGATGGCCGATGCGGTCGCGAAGGCCGCGAACATCGCCGCGTCCGTCGTGCGACGCGCTGCCATGCTGGGCGGCGATCTGCCCGCCGTCGCTGCCGCGGCATTGACCGGCGACGAAACCGCGCTCGAACAATTCACCCTCAAGGTCGGCCAACCAGTTGGACCGATGCTCGCCCAGACGGCGACTGGAGTAGGCGAAGCGCTCGAACGGCTCGGCGGCACAGCGGTTTTGGAGGCCAAGCTGGACGGCGCGCGAGTGCAAATTCACCGCGCCGGTGACGCGGTTTCGATCTACACCCGCAGCCTCGACGACGTCACCGAACGCCTGCCCGAGGTGGTCGAGGCGACGTTGGCGCTGCCCGTCACGGATCTGATCGCCGATGCGGAGGCCATCGCTCTGAGACCCGACGGACGCCCGCATCGATTCCAGGAGACGGCCTCGCGGTTCGGACGTCGAGTCGACATCGCGAAGGCCAGGGAGACCCAACCACTGTCGGTGTTCGTGTTCGATCTGCTGCATCTTGACGGCGAGGACCTGCTGGACCGGCCGGCCAGCGAGCGGGTGGCCGCCCTGGACGCCATCGTGCCGAAAGCCCATCGCGTCGACCGATTGATCACCGACGACGCCGAGGCCGCGCAACGCTTTCTCGACATCACGCTCGATGCCGGACACGAAGGGGTGATGGCGAAGTCGCTGACCGCGCCGTACGAGGCGGGCCGGCGCGGCGCGGGCTGGCTGAAAGTCAAGCCGGTGCACACCCTCGATCTCGTCGTACTCGGTGTCGAATGGGGCTCGGGTCGTCGCACCGGAAAGCTCTCCAACATTCACCTCGGCGCACGCGACCCCGCGACGGGTGGATTCGTCATGCTGGGCAAGACTTTCAAGGGCATGACGGATGCGATGCTCGAGTGGCAGACCACCCGCTTCATGGAGTTGGCCGACGGGCCGACGGACGGCTACGTCGTCAAAGTGCGGCCAGAGCAGGTGGTCGAGATCGCGTTCGACGGAGTGCAGGGCTCGACCCGCTACCCCGGCGGCATGGCGTTGCGGTTCGCGCGCGTGCTGCGCTACCGAGACGACAAAAGCCCAGCTGAGGCCGACACCATCGACACCGTGCGGGCCTTCTACGAGCGCGGGTCATAA
- a CDS encoding molybdopterin-dependent oxidoreductase translates to MARPAAESRMLAGIAAAAVALGVTQLLAVAFGPQADARTAIGSAIVDLTPGPVKEWTIQTFGTTDKLFLTIVVLGVIALIAAVTARWETRRVPIGSAAIVVAGILGCVAVLSRAGATVADIVPTVIGTVCGVAVLRLLISGRITNAPEPVEGSDSPDRGRRLSLVTLGFLGAGALTGVGGVVLSRMLSSVSGDRDAFALPRVNVAAAPVPPAVQPKGVVLPSFVTSNTDFYRIDTALSVPQLSRADWQLKIHGMVDREITYRFEDLDRFEVVEKLVTLTCVSNPVGGELISNAAWTGYRVRDLLAEAGVHPDADMVLSMSIDGFTAGTPVEALTDKRDALLAIGMNGQPLPTEHGYPARLVVPGLYGYVSATKWVVDLELTRFDRAEAFWTQHGWSAKGPIKTESRIDVPRSGQDVPKGPVTFGGIAWAQNRGVRAVEIRIDEGPWQPADLGASYSNDTWRLWSFNWQATQPGSHTITVRATDNTGAVQTADEADPVPDGATGWQTVSFAVK, encoded by the coding sequence ATGGCCAGACCAGCTGCCGAATCGCGGATGCTGGCGGGCATCGCGGCCGCCGCTGTGGCGCTCGGCGTCACGCAGCTGCTTGCCGTCGCGTTCGGCCCACAGGCCGACGCCCGCACGGCAATCGGTTCCGCGATCGTCGACTTGACTCCCGGCCCGGTCAAAGAGTGGACGATCCAGACGTTCGGCACTACGGACAAGCTTTTCCTGACGATCGTCGTTCTCGGCGTGATCGCGTTGATCGCGGCGGTGACCGCGCGATGGGAGACGCGTCGCGTTCCGATCGGTAGCGCCGCGATCGTCGTCGCCGGGATCCTCGGGTGCGTAGCGGTGCTCTCGCGCGCGGGCGCGACGGTGGCCGACATCGTGCCGACAGTGATCGGCACAGTCTGCGGTGTCGCCGTGCTGCGCCTGCTGATTTCCGGACGGATCACCAACGCGCCGGAGCCGGTCGAGGGCTCCGACTCCCCCGACCGCGGCCGCCGACTGTCGTTGGTGACGCTGGGTTTCCTTGGTGCAGGAGCTTTGACCGGCGTCGGCGGTGTCGTGTTGTCGCGGATGTTGTCGTCCGTGTCGGGCGATCGCGATGCGTTCGCACTGCCGCGGGTCAACGTCGCCGCTGCGCCGGTACCGCCTGCCGTGCAGCCCAAGGGTGTTGTACTGCCGTCGTTTGTCACCAGCAACACCGACTTCTATCGGATCGACACCGCGCTCAGCGTTCCGCAGCTGAGTCGCGCAGACTGGCAGCTGAAGATCCACGGCATGGTGGACCGCGAGATCACTTACCGCTTCGAAGACCTGGACCGGTTCGAGGTCGTCGAGAAACTGGTGACGCTGACGTGTGTGTCGAATCCCGTTGGTGGCGAACTTATTTCGAATGCGGCGTGGACGGGATACCGGGTCCGCGACCTACTCGCGGAGGCGGGAGTGCATCCCGACGCGGACATGGTGCTGTCGATGTCGATCGACGGGTTCACCGCGGGTACGCCTGTCGAGGCCCTGACCGACAAGCGGGACGCGCTGCTGGCGATCGGAATGAACGGCCAGCCGCTGCCCACCGAACACGGTTACCCCGCCCGGCTCGTCGTCCCCGGGTTGTACGGCTACGTGTCGGCCACCAAATGGGTCGTCGACTTGGAGCTGACCCGGTTCGACCGGGCCGAGGCGTTCTGGACGCAGCATGGTTGGTCGGCCAAGGGTCCGATCAAGACGGAATCCCGCATCGACGTGCCCCGCAGCGGGCAGGACGTCCCCAAGGGACCCGTGACGTTCGGCGGCATTGCGTGGGCGCAGAACCGCGGCGTGCGCGCAGTCGAGATCCGCATCGACGAAGGTCCTTGGCAGCCAGCCGATCTCGGCGCCTCGTACTCCAACGACACCTGGCGGCTGTGGAGCTTCAACTGGCAGGCCACCCAGCCCGGTTCGCACACCATCACCGTGCGGGCCACCGACAACACCGGCGCGGTGCAGACGGCCGACGAGGCCGACCCTGTCCCCGACGGTGCCACCGGCTGGCAGACGGTGTCGTTCGCAGTTAAGTAG
- a CDS encoding SDR family NAD(P)-dependent oxidoreductase, with product MEIEGKKAIVVGGASGFGKATAESLAKRGASVAVLDRPQSKGQEVADAIGGTFHEVDVTDFDGTEKVLQQAVEELGALHIIVTTAGGGIGERTVKKDGPHSLESFRKTVDLNLIATFNISRLAGWQMSKQDLVDDEQEERGVIINTASIAAFEGQIGQVAYTASKAAIAGMCLTMARDLGSLGIRALAIAPSLFATGLTEGIPDEFAKQLTKDAAFPKRLGRPEEYAKLVLAIVENPMLNGQCLRLDAGQRFAPK from the coding sequence ATGGAGATCGAGGGCAAGAAGGCCATCGTCGTCGGCGGTGCGTCGGGATTCGGCAAGGCGACCGCCGAGTCGCTGGCCAAGCGGGGCGCCAGCGTCGCGGTGCTGGATCGGCCGCAGTCGAAGGGCCAGGAGGTGGCCGACGCGATCGGCGGCACGTTCCACGAAGTGGACGTCACCGACTTCGACGGCACCGAGAAGGTGCTGCAGCAGGCCGTCGAGGAACTGGGCGCGCTCCACATCATCGTGACGACGGCCGGTGGCGGCATCGGCGAGCGCACGGTCAAGAAGGACGGTCCGCACAGCCTGGAGTCGTTCCGCAAGACCGTCGATCTCAATCTCATCGCAACCTTCAACATCAGCCGGCTTGCTGGGTGGCAGATGAGCAAGCAGGACCTCGTCGACGACGAGCAGGAGGAGCGCGGCGTCATCATCAACACAGCCTCGATCGCCGCCTTCGAGGGACAGATCGGGCAGGTCGCCTACACGGCATCCAAGGCCGCGATCGCGGGCATGTGCCTGACCATGGCGCGCGACCTTGGCAGCCTCGGCATCCGCGCGCTGGCGATCGCGCCGAGCCTGTTCGCCACTGGGCTGACCGAGGGAATCCCCGACGAGTTCGCCAAGCAGCTCACCAAGGACGCAGCATTTCCGAAGCGACTTGGTAGGCCAGAGGAATACGCCAAGCTTGTCCTGGCGATCGTGGAGAACCCGATGCTCAACGGCCAGTGCCTGCGGCTGGACGCCGGGCAGCGCTTCGCCCCGAAGTAG
- the poxB gene encoding ubiquinone-dependent pyruvate dehydrogenase, producing the protein MATVADHVIHALRVSGVRRVYGLPGDSLNGFTDALRRSGEITWEHVRHEETAAFAAAADAALTGQLAVCAGSCGPGNLHLINGLFDAQRSRVPVLAIAAHIPRTEVGSEYFQETHPQDLFRECSVYRELVSTPEMAPRILEMAMRAAVEERGVAVVVIPGEIFLQRAEQSGFLTRPITATRSVVRPDDDSLRAAAEILNAAQAVTILGGAGTEGAHDELIQAASTLSAPIVHALRGKEFIEYDNPFDVGMTGLLGFASGYKAIKEADALLMLGTDFPYQQFYPDNAKVVQVDIRGRNLGRRTPVDLGLVGTVKDTLAALQPLLRQKADRDHLDRSRRHYGKTRKALDELAVNDRDRTPIRPEYVTGLANQLAADDAVFTVDVGSPVVWAARYVKMNGRRRLVGSFNHGTMACALPHAIGAQTAYGDRQVVALAGDGGLTMMFGELVTLIQNRLPVKVIVFNNSSLNFVELEMKAAGIVNFGTDLVNPNFADVAQAMGIFGRRVEQPSDLQQALADAFAHDGPALIDVVTARQELSIPPAITVEQAKGFSLYAIRTILAGRGDELLDLITTNVARRILD; encoded by the coding sequence GTGGCGACCGTTGCCGATCACGTCATCCATGCATTGCGGGTCAGCGGCGTTCGCCGCGTGTACGGGCTGCCTGGCGACAGCCTGAACGGTTTCACCGATGCGCTGCGGCGCTCCGGTGAAATCACTTGGGAGCACGTCCGTCACGAAGAGACGGCCGCGTTCGCAGCTGCAGCCGACGCCGCGCTGACTGGTCAGCTCGCCGTCTGCGCCGGCAGTTGTGGGCCGGGCAATCTGCACCTGATCAACGGGCTGTTCGATGCGCAGCGCAGCCGCGTGCCGGTGCTGGCTATCGCGGCGCACATTCCGCGCACCGAGGTCGGCTCCGAGTATTTCCAGGAGACCCACCCGCAGGATTTGTTCCGCGAGTGCAGTGTCTACCGCGAACTGGTCAGCACACCCGAGATGGCGCCCCGCATTCTCGAGATGGCGATGCGCGCCGCGGTCGAGGAACGCGGGGTCGCCGTCGTCGTCATCCCCGGCGAGATCTTCCTGCAGCGCGCCGAGCAGTCGGGATTCCTGACGCGTCCCATCACGGCGACCCGTTCCGTGGTGCGTCCTGACGACGACTCGCTGCGTGCGGCGGCCGAAATCCTCAACGCCGCACAGGCTGTCACGATTCTTGGTGGCGCGGGCACCGAGGGTGCCCATGACGAATTGATTCAGGCGGCGTCGACACTCAGCGCGCCGATCGTGCATGCGTTGCGCGGCAAGGAGTTCATCGAGTACGACAACCCGTTCGACGTCGGCATGACCGGACTGCTCGGATTCGCGTCGGGATACAAGGCGATCAAGGAGGCCGATGCGCTGCTGATGCTGGGCACCGACTTCCCGTATCAGCAGTTCTATCCCGACAACGCCAAAGTCGTGCAGGTCGACATCCGCGGCCGCAACCTCGGCCGTCGCACCCCAGTCGACCTCGGTCTCGTCGGCACGGTGAAGGACACGCTGGCTGCTCTGCAACCGCTGCTGCGACAGAAGGCGGACCGCGACCACCTCGACCGCTCGCGTCGGCACTACGGCAAGACACGCAAGGCGCTGGACGAGCTTGCCGTCAACGATCGCGACCGCACCCCGATCCGGCCGGAATACGTTACGGGCCTTGCCAATCAGCTGGCCGCCGATGACGCGGTGTTCACCGTTGACGTTGGATCGCCGGTGGTGTGGGCGGCACGTTATGTCAAGATGAACGGTCGCAGGCGCCTGGTTGGCTCGTTCAACCACGGCACTATGGCTTGCGCGCTGCCGCACGCGATCGGCGCGCAAACGGCGTACGGCGACCGTCAAGTGGTCGCGCTGGCCGGCGACGGCGGCCTGACGATGATGTTCGGCGAACTCGTCACGCTGATCCAGAATCGGTTGCCCGTCAAGGTGATTGTGTTCAACAACTCGTCGCTGAACTTCGTCGAATTGGAGATGAAGGCGGCCGGCATCGTCAACTTCGGCACCGACCTGGTCAATCCGAACTTCGCCGATGTCGCACAGGCGATGGGCATTTTCGGTCGCCGGGTCGAGCAGCCGTCGGATCTGCAGCAGGCACTAGCCGACGCGTTCGCCCACGACGGACCGGCGCTCATCGATGTGGTCACCGCGCGTCAGGAGTTGTCGATACCGCCCGCGATCACCGTCGAGCAGGCTAAGGGCTTCTCGCTGTACGCGATCCGGACCATCCTGGCCGGCCGCGGCGACGAATTGCTGGACCTGATAACCACCAACGTCGCGCGACGCATCCTCGACTGA
- a CDS encoding neutral zinc metallopeptidase, protein MRMKVWSLAAVVLLLAACGGPKPQVPGVAQKTGSPPDTSNIEIHGDASADVNKLAMQAIADLQDYWTKEMPKLYGKDYEPVKGGFYAVIPSSGDFPPCAQDASEISGNAFYCAAKDVVAWDAEGLLPELKEKYGDFVIPVVLAHEWGHAVQGRSNFTARTVTKELQADCFSGAWSKHAKEDGVFKVTAADLDTALAGILDLRDTPGTSNIDPNAHGSGFDRVSAFQDGFDNGPGKCKDYRDDEPMVLELPFNDAQDAAQGGDAPYDSIVNGVPYDLEDYFTHLYPELTHGKQWPPVKGLEPFDPNHPPACGGQSAERFALFYCVPDDYVGWDNVDAMPQVYKQGGDYAVATLLATQYGLAALTRLGDQSDEKTSTLRADCLAGGYTASVILYNRPDTSTYHISPGDLDEGIKALLVFRGEGDVERQGAGWARIKAFRSGVIDGAESCLNYQDK, encoded by the coding sequence ATGCGAATGAAGGTGTGGTCATTGGCTGCTGTCGTTTTGCTCTTGGCAGCGTGCGGCGGCCCGAAGCCGCAGGTCCCCGGGGTCGCCCAAAAGACCGGATCGCCCCCTGACACCAGCAATATCGAAATCCACGGCGACGCGTCAGCCGACGTCAACAAACTGGCGATGCAGGCGATCGCCGATCTGCAGGACTACTGGACCAAGGAGATGCCGAAGCTTTACGGCAAGGACTACGAGCCGGTGAAGGGCGGCTTCTATGCCGTCATTCCATCGTCGGGCGATTTTCCGCCGTGCGCCCAGGACGCCAGTGAAATCTCCGGCAACGCCTTCTACTGCGCTGCAAAGGATGTCGTCGCGTGGGACGCCGAAGGCCTGCTGCCCGAATTGAAGGAGAAGTACGGCGATTTCGTCATCCCCGTGGTGCTCGCTCACGAGTGGGGCCACGCCGTACAGGGCCGATCGAACTTCACCGCTCGCACGGTGACCAAGGAGCTGCAGGCCGACTGCTTCTCGGGAGCGTGGTCCAAACACGCCAAGGAAGACGGTGTGTTCAAGGTGACCGCCGCCGATCTGGACACCGCGCTCGCCGGCATCCTCGACCTGCGTGACACGCCGGGCACATCCAACATCGACCCGAACGCGCACGGCAGCGGCTTCGACCGGGTGAGCGCCTTCCAGGACGGCTTCGACAACGGCCCCGGCAAGTGCAAGGACTACCGCGACGACGAGCCGATGGTGCTCGAGCTGCCGTTCAACGACGCCCAGGACGCGGCGCAGGGCGGCGATGCGCCCTATGACTCGATCGTCAATGGTGTGCCGTACGACCTCGAGGACTACTTCACGCACCTGTATCCCGAGTTGACCCACGGAAAGCAGTGGCCGCCGGTGAAGGGTCTGGAGCCGTTCGACCCCAACCATCCGCCGGCGTGCGGGGGACAGTCCGCCGAGAGATTCGCGTTGTTCTATTGCGTGCCAGACGATTACGTCGGCTGGGACAACGTCGACGCGATGCCGCAGGTGTACAAGCAGGGTGGCGACTATGCCGTCGCCACGCTGCTCGCCACCCAGTACGGGCTGGCGGCGCTGACGCGGTTGGGCGACCAGTCCGACGAGAAGACATCGACGCTGCGCGCCGACTGCCTGGCGGGCGGCTACACGGCGAGCGTCATCCTCTACAACCGTCCCGACACCAGCACGTACCACATCTCGCCCGGCGACCTTGACGAAGGCATCAAGGCGCTGCTGGTGTTCCGCGGCGAGGGCGACGTCGAGCGCCAGGGCGCAGGCTGGGCACGGATCAAGGCGTTCCGCTCCGGCGTCATCGATGGCGCGGAGTCTTGCCTGAACTACCAGGACAAGTAG
- a CDS encoding winged helix-turn-helix transcriptional regulator — protein sequence MSGYGQFCPVAKAMELLDERWTMLVVRELLLGSRHFNDLRRGVPKMSPALLSKRLKSLTRAGVIERNEIDGRTTYSLTECGKELADVVDALGAWGVRWIGELGEQDLDPHLLMWDMRRTIPIDSWPRTRTTLAFHLDGVAAKASRWWLVVADGEADVCDFDPGHEVTGTVETSLRTLTRIWRGDVSWEHALLEGTVAISGPSEVRRSIPAWIGQSSSAAVPRPA from the coding sequence ATGTCCGGATACGGCCAGTTCTGTCCGGTGGCCAAGGCGATGGAGTTGCTCGACGAGCGCTGGACGATGCTCGTCGTGCGGGAACTGCTGCTGGGCAGTAGGCATTTCAACGACCTGCGCCGGGGCGTGCCGAAGATGTCACCGGCACTGCTGTCGAAGCGACTGAAGTCGCTGACCCGGGCGGGCGTCATCGAGCGCAACGAAATCGATGGGCGCACAACGTATTCACTGACCGAGTGCGGCAAGGAGCTCGCCGACGTCGTCGACGCACTGGGCGCCTGGGGCGTGCGCTGGATCGGCGAACTCGGGGAGCAGGACCTCGATCCGCATCTGCTGATGTGGGATATGCGCCGCACGATCCCGATCGACAGCTGGCCGCGCACCCGCACCACGCTGGCGTTTCATCTCGACGGGGTGGCGGCGAAGGCGTCGCGGTGGTGGCTGGTGGTGGCCGACGGCGAGGCCGACGTGTGCGATTTCGACCCCGGCCACGAGGTGACCGGCACCGTCGAAACGAGCCTGCGCACGCTCACCCGCATCTGGCGCGGCGATGTCAGCTGGGAGCACGCCCTGCTCGAGGGCACAGTCGCGATATCCGGGCCGTCCGAGGTGCGCCGCAGCATCCCCGCGTGGATCGGTCAGAGCTCCTCGGCGGCGGTGCCGCGCCCGGCCTGA
- a CDS encoding class I SAM-dependent methyltransferase, which yields MSKSAGTVDDSQIAAKHRAMWASGDYPKLAVDLVAPLGPVLVQATSVARGDRVLDVAAGTGNAAIPAAQTGASVVASDLCPELLESGRTLAAEQGVELDWREGNAHALPFGDNEFDVVMSCIGVMFAPFHQQAADELVRVAKPGGRLGLINWTPEGHIGQLFATMKPHMPAPPPGAQPPPLWGQEDHVRELFGDHVTDLVTERRTLPVHHFPDGAAFRDYFKAVYGPTIATYRNIEGDADRVAALDADIARLGDGFFTGDGTMEWEYLLVTARKA from the coding sequence ATGAGCAAATCAGCCGGAACCGTGGACGACAGCCAGATCGCGGCCAAACACCGAGCCATGTGGGCGTCGGGTGACTATCCGAAGCTCGCCGTCGACCTCGTCGCTCCCCTCGGGCCCGTCCTAGTGCAGGCCACCAGCGTGGCCCGCGGTGACCGAGTCCTCGATGTCGCCGCCGGGACCGGAAACGCCGCGATTCCGGCCGCACAAACCGGGGCCAGCGTCGTCGCCAGCGACCTATGCCCAGAATTGTTGGAGAGCGGCCGAACCCTTGCCGCCGAACAAGGCGTCGAATTGGACTGGCGTGAGGGTAACGCGCACGCACTGCCGTTCGGCGACAACGAGTTCGACGTCGTGATGTCCTGCATCGGCGTGATGTTCGCGCCGTTTCATCAGCAGGCCGCCGACGAGCTGGTCCGGGTTGCCAAGCCGGGCGGCAGGCTCGGCCTGATCAACTGGACACCCGAGGGACACATCGGCCAGTTGTTTGCGACCATGAAGCCGCATATGCCGGCCCCGCCGCCGGGCGCGCAGCCGCCGCCATTGTGGGGACAGGAGGACCACGTCCGCGAGCTGTTCGGTGACCACGTCACCGACCTAGTCACCGAGCGGCGCACGCTGCCCGTGCACCATTTCCCTGACGGCGCGGCGTTCCGTGACTACTTCAAGGCTGTCTACGGGCCGACGATCGCGACGTATCGAAACATCGAGGGCGACGCGGACCGCGTCGCGGCGCTCGACGCGGACATCGCCCGGCTCGGCGACGGCTTCTTCACCGGCGACGGCACCATGGAATGGGAATACCTGCTCGTAACGGCGCGCAAGGCCTGA
- a CDS encoding phosphotransferase family protein yields the protein MDQLPTLTADDQAAVQRWVQEQGLGSEVTDVEPLTGGTQNIVVRLHIDGRPMVLRRPPLHPRPTSNKTMLREMAALRTLAGTQVPHPGFIAGTDDLDVLGVVFYLMEEVDGFNPGDTMDEAYVRNADWRHQVGLSYAASLARLGNVEWEGSPLAELKRPGSFLARQVPQFLGLLESYRHEHYSPESLAVTELADWLESNRPADSKPGIMHGDPHLSNVLLRRDKPELAAFVDWEMCTVGDPLLDLGWMLICWPLETNTITAGAQLAALGGLASRRELLDAYLAAGGRETSSLDWYVAMACFKLGIVIEGTWSRYLVGQASRDAGERLHANAQNLIDIGTRVAKGDSPFQ from the coding sequence ATGGATCAGCTGCCGACCCTGACCGCCGACGACCAGGCTGCAGTGCAGCGCTGGGTGCAAGAGCAGGGCCTCGGTTCGGAGGTCACCGACGTCGAGCCGCTGACCGGGGGAACCCAGAACATCGTGGTGCGGCTGCACATCGACGGTCGCCCGATGGTGTTGCGCCGGCCGCCGCTTCACCCGCGGCCCACGAGCAACAAGACCATGCTGCGCGAGATGGCGGCGCTGCGAACGCTTGCGGGCACGCAGGTGCCGCATCCCGGCTTCATCGCGGGCACCGACGATCTCGACGTGCTTGGTGTGGTGTTCTACCTGATGGAAGAGGTCGACGGTTTCAACCCCGGCGACACCATGGACGAGGCGTATGTCCGCAACGCCGACTGGCGGCATCAGGTCGGCCTGTCATATGCGGCTAGCCTCGCGCGGCTGGGCAACGTCGAGTGGGAGGGCAGCCCGCTGGCAGAGCTCAAACGGCCTGGCTCGTTTCTGGCGCGCCAGGTGCCGCAATTTCTCGGGCTGCTGGAAAGCTATCGGCACGAACACTATTCGCCCGAGTCACTGGCTGTGACGGAATTGGCGGACTGGCTGGAGTCGAACCGTCCTGCGGATTCGAAGCCGGGAATTATGCACGGCGACCCGCACCTGAGCAATGTGCTGCTGCGCCGCGACAAGCCGGAGTTGGCCGCGTTCGTGGACTGGGAGATGTGCACTGTCGGCGACCCGCTGCTGGATTTGGGTTGGATGCTGATCTGCTGGCCCTTGGAGACCAACACGATTACGGCGGGCGCTCAGCTGGCCGCGCTCGGCGGGTTGGCCAGCAGGCGGGAGTTGCTCGACGCATATCTGGCGGCTGGCGGTCGCGAAACGTCAAGCCTGGATTGGTATGTCGCGATGGCGTGCTTCAAGCTGGGCATCGTCATCGAGGGCACCTGGTCGCGGTATCTGGTCGGGCAGGCAAGCCGAGACGCAGGCGAGCGACTGCATGCGAACGCGCAGAACCTGATTGACATCGGCACCCGCGTGGCCAAGGGCGACAGCCCATTTCAGTGA
- a CDS encoding sulfite exporter TauE/SafE family protein produces MDWAFLAAAGVLGGLTGSIAGLASVATYPALLVFGLPPVTANVTNTVALVFNGIGSIAGSQPELAGQGAWIKRILPAAAIGGAIGATLLLTTPAEGFERIVPILLGLASVAILLPRSTRQEARVAHHQRDTVRILLESAAIFVICIYGGYFGAAAGVLLLAMLMRAGGATLAHANAGKNVILAVANGVAALIFTVVAPVHWPAVLAVGIGCLIGSRLGPVVVRHAPTGPLRVVIGIAGLVLAVKLGFDAYG; encoded by the coding sequence ATGGACTGGGCCTTCCTCGCAGCTGCCGGCGTGCTCGGCGGTCTCACCGGCAGCATCGCGGGACTGGCGTCTGTAGCCACCTATCCAGCCCTGTTGGTGTTCGGGCTGCCCCCGGTGACGGCCAACGTCACCAACACCGTTGCCCTGGTGTTCAACGGCATTGGCTCCATTGCGGGATCGCAACCGGAACTGGCTGGCCAAGGCGCGTGGATCAAGCGAATCCTGCCCGCCGCCGCGATCGGCGGTGCAATCGGTGCGACGCTCCTGTTGACCACGCCAGCGGAGGGTTTCGAAAGGATTGTCCCCATCCTGCTCGGCCTGGCCTCGGTAGCGATCCTGCTGCCGCGGTCCACCCGTCAGGAAGCCAGAGTCGCTCACCACCAACGAGATACGGTCAGGATTCTCCTCGAATCCGCAGCGATCTTTGTGATCTGCATTTACGGTGGCTACTTCGGCGCAGCCGCGGGCGTTCTGCTCCTGGCGATGCTCATGCGAGCTGGCGGCGCGACGCTTGCGCATGCCAACGCGGGCAAGAACGTGATCCTGGCAGTTGCGAACGGGGTTGCAGCGCTGATCTTTACGGTCGTCGCGCCCGTCCACTGGCCTGCCGTCCTCGCCGTCGGCATCGGATGCCTGATCGGATCGCGCCTCGGTCCTGTGGTGGTCCGGCATGCTCCGACGGGACCCCTGCGCGTGGTGATCGGCATCGCGGGCCTGGTCCTTGCGGTCAAGCTGGGTTTCGACGCGTACGGCTAG
- a CDS encoding homocitrate synthase — protein MPRSLRQEADAMSFEAFHDQYAASTGPLRLGSWRCTDAECRSSRLGPQARHYQATLAVGDCISTSSAAACGPVAALTEMLYDRGIAVEMTAFHQVPAGEHTATFVRGSDGARSQWAMGWSNDPTQSALRAVIACANRLLTDA, from the coding sequence ATGCCGCGCAGTCTGCGCCAGGAGGCCGACGCGATGTCTTTCGAAGCGTTTCACGACCAATATGCGGCCAGTACAGGGCCGCTGCGGCTCGGTAGTTGGCGGTGCACCGACGCCGAGTGTCGCTCGTCCCGGCTTGGTCCGCAGGCCCGGCATTATCAGGCCACCCTTGCCGTCGGCGACTGCATCAGTACGTCGTCGGCCGCCGCGTGTGGACCCGTCGCGGCGCTGACCGAGATGCTCTATGACCGTGGTATCGCGGTCGAGATGACGGCCTTTCACCAGGTTCCGGCCGGCGAGCACACGGCGACATTCGTCCGCGGGTCCGACGGCGCCCGGTCGCAGTGGGCGATGGGTTGGTCCAACGACCCGACGCAGTCCGCGCTGCGCGCAGTCATTGCCTGCGCCAACCGGCTGCTGACCGACGCCTGA